One window of Candidatus Eisenbacteria bacterium genomic DNA carries:
- the lpxB gene encoding lipid-A-disaccharide synthase has protein sequence MTSPATSRVLMVAGEASGDVHGADFLRALRTRVPDLEVFGIGGAGLRTAGMRTIGDAGEISTIGLVEGASRLRALVRLYRALVHTLRTEPPDLCVLVDFPEFNLRVARAAKRAGVPVLYYIGPQVWAWRRGRVRTIARRVDRLAVVFPFEPELYAGQGCAVEFVGHPLLDRARATRARDATLREHGLDPAKSLVVLLPGSRSKEIDYLLPDMLGAVRELAVARDRQFALALAHTVAHSEVEPFVRRAGVDVPVIAGDTYNLVAAADIALVTSGTATLECALLECPMVIVYRTAALTYAVGRILIRGVEHIGMPNIVAGREIVPELLQGQATSTRIAATARAILETPGRRAAMLADLRSVRARLGRGGAAARAADIAAEMLGVPA, from the coding sequence GTGACCTCGCCTGCCACGAGCCGGGTGCTCATGGTGGCGGGAGAGGCGTCCGGCGACGTCCACGGCGCCGATTTCCTGCGCGCCCTGCGCACGCGGGTGCCCGACCTCGAGGTGTTCGGGATCGGCGGCGCCGGGCTGCGCACGGCGGGGATGCGCACCATCGGCGATGCGGGCGAGATCTCGACCATCGGACTCGTCGAGGGCGCGAGCCGCTTGCGCGCCCTCGTGCGCCTCTATCGGGCGCTCGTGCACACGCTGCGAACCGAACCGCCCGACCTCTGCGTCCTCGTCGACTTTCCCGAGTTCAACCTGCGCGTCGCACGGGCCGCCAAGCGCGCCGGCGTCCCGGTTCTCTACTACATCGGCCCCCAGGTCTGGGCCTGGCGCCGGGGGCGCGTGCGGACGATCGCTCGCCGGGTCGATCGGCTGGCCGTCGTGTTCCCGTTCGAGCCGGAGCTGTACGCCGGCCAGGGGTGCGCGGTCGAGTTCGTCGGGCATCCGTTGCTCGACCGCGCGCGTGCGACCCGAGCGCGCGACGCGACGCTGCGCGAACACGGTCTCGACCCCGCGAAGTCGCTCGTCGTTCTGCTGCCAGGGAGCCGATCGAAGGAGATCGACTACCTCCTGCCGGACATGCTGGGCGCGGTGCGCGAGCTGGCGGTCGCTCGCGACCGCCAGTTCGCGCTCGCGCTCGCGCACACGGTCGCGCACAGCGAGGTCGAGCCGTTCGTCCGCCGGGCCGGCGTCGACGTGCCGGTCATCGCCGGCGACACGTACAATCTCGTGGCCGCGGCCGACATTGCGCTGGTGACGTCGGGCACGGCGACGCTCGAGTGCGCGCTCCTCGAGTGTCCGATGGTGATCGTGTATCGGACGGCGGCGCTGACGTACGCCGTCGGGCGCATCCTCATCCGCGGCGTCGAGCACATCGGCATGCCGAACATCGTCGCGGGGCGCGAGATCGTCCCCGAGCTCCTGCAGGGGCAGGCGACGAGCACGCGCATCGCCGCCACCGCGCGTGCCATCCTGGAGACGCCGGGACGCCGGGCGGCAATGCTGGCCGACCTGCGCTCGGTGCGTGCGCGCCTCGGGCGTGGTGGAGCGGCGGCGCGCGCGGCCGACATCGCCGCGGAGATGCTGGGAGTCCCGGCGTGA